Proteins from a genomic interval of Zingiber officinale cultivar Zhangliang chromosome 1B, Zo_v1.1, whole genome shotgun sequence:
- the LOC121975565 gene encoding uncharacterized protein LOC121975565 isoform X2 encodes MDERRDAMRLRYLRDRKFGGFLLFAISKRMLFTKSIGHVYEDSDASHLTGADRSLMLDSVLQNTKNYLPEYNSMHGIKEDATSSWSSYCHQRKLSEHIFSTYMPRHVNGCTEQDKEILKRTILEHEAIFRKQICELHRLYRIQKDLMNEFQARNFNRSSVPAELSYSSSFSSQRWPEYTETISQMSGFPIGVTSWGNMPCAINEKTRLSFKRDRSIHFAQIPFPSGASKKDSEVLDYKPQKRTFDLQLPADVYMDIEDTGGFQKKNIAEPTNDATTPKNGTFYVLPDNGLKLTLQSDEVNHQVTNLTKQIGRSACIMVDLNKPSTKISFESPSNSASNQLLGTKPHNKLQQGYLDRLGDQQTPFHKNVYSKGEWPLNHESGNKGSTVDDFSRFSQASNHNGPTLPERLQSNSNSYCETFQYDHYNPEAWSRQELTHPIQTFPRFHSVTCLNSSMISPSVPSISTSQADLTSCTSSFALPLRNTAACKSNTLVAAHAPSFFSGSAYVNNESLSSNIDAQTPITHCQEWHNRSLNVSVGNVKTLPHTNKMHLNSVPYLNTASYKPDPINNGKENLHDNLPGSPIQCSHSRDLKTPLELNLNQALPSVMEDTNTLRQDPMCYDGCYRFPGDASGQKKASISETEEKKTSIVDFSLSNEHPKFIYGSNVVTPNIKKGEKELDLSACNLQEVTSTMPFRDHTMQGDKDSEKNGKRILGFPIDGVERHSSILVSTKYTEKVLAEKAMFMENDDRKFANFLCGTKILSMQKNIQNGDSATEVCGAMNTANSRPHINLNAELAYADDSTPSELIPEGVVVQPSHCISIFGAKIVSDPDLQASTSQAETSIINQYKHISSNKADNSEKKDFSCEKLVRLAAENLVAISADCNDCHNDIGSNRLSLPQFDTLCWFAELVSHGSENLVLVDNGRNGYAQSLDVDADNNDAGGGLDLFEAMTLELEEVKVDQQCHEAKETEAKGDEENEQEVKTPASLLFTKARRGQGRKRRQKRDFQKDVLPGLASLSRLEVSEDLQTIGGMLKSSGRPWQTSLLRQNIGQKRMNTQRKGTRQLSMSIAVEEAQVTSCQPSPLSNTELGVVGSSMIGWGRTTRRCSRRRCLPQSFIGPLS; translated from the exons ATGGATGAGAGGAGGGATGCGATGCGTCTGAG GTATCTCCGTGACAGGAAATTTGGAGGCTTTCTTCTGTTTGCAATCTCCAAGCGAATGCTCTTTACCAAATCGATTGGCCATGTTTATGAAGATTCAGATGCATCTCATCTTACTGGTGCTGATCGAAGCTTGATGCTTGATTCAGTTTTGCAGAAT ACTAAAAATTACCTTCCGGAATATAATTCAATGCATGGTATCAAGGAGGATGCAACCAGTAGTTGGTCCAGTTACTGTCATCAGAGGAAATTAAGTGAGCACATCTTCAGCACTTACATGCCAAGGCATGTGAATGGATGCACTGAACAAGATaaagaaatattaaaaaggaCTATTCTTGAACATGAAGCAATATTCAGAAAGCAG ATTTGTGAACTCCATCGTCTTTATAGAATACAGAAAGATCTGATGAATGAGTTCCAAGCTAGAAACTTTAATAGATCTTCTGTGCCAGCAGAATTATCATACTCAAGTTCTTTTTCATCTCAAAGATGGCCTGAATATACAGAAACGATATCACAGATGTCTGGCTTTCCTATTGGAGTCACCAGTTGGGGAAATATGCCTTGTGCCATCAACGAAAAGACCCGCCTTAGTTTTAAAAGGGACAGAAGCATCCATTTTGCTCAGATACCATTTCCTAGTGGAGCTTCTAAAAAGGACAGTGAGGTACTGGACTATAAGCCTCAGAAGAGAACATTTGACCTCCAACTTCCAGCTgatgtatatatggatattgaAGATACAGGTGGATTTCAGAAAAAAAATATTGCTGAACCTACAAATGATGCTACTACCCCAAAGAATGGAACTTTCTATGTGCTTCCTGACAATGGCTTGAAGCTCACTTTGCAGAGTGATGAAGTAAACCATCAGGTCACAAATTTAACAAAACAGATTGGTAGATCAGCCTGTATAATGGTTGACTTAAATAAACCTTCAACAAAAATCTCTTTTGAAAGTCCATCAAACTCAGCATCTAATCAATTGCTTGGCACGAAGCCTCACAACAAATTGCAACAAGGTTATTTGGACAGGCTTGGAGATCAACAGACTCCTTTCCATAAGAATGTGTACTCAAAAGGAGAATGGCCCTTGAATCATGAATCTG GGAACAAAGGGAGCACAGTGGATGACTTTTCTCGATTTTCTCAAGCCTCTAACCATAATGGTCCAACTTTACCTGAAAGGTTacaatcaaattcaaattcatattGTGAAACTTTTCAGTATGACCATTACAATCCTGAGGCATGGTCTAGACAAGAGCTAACTCATCCAATCCAGACATTTCCAAGATTCCATTCAGTCACTTGCTTAAATTCATCTATGATATCTCCTTCAGTACCTTCAATCTCAACTTCACAGGCTGACTTAACCAGTTGTACATCTTCATTTGCTCTGCCCTTGAGAAACACTGCCGCTTGTAAAAGCAACACACTAGTAGCTGCTCATGCACCTTCATTCTTTAGTGGATCGGCATACGTTAATAATGAGAGTTTGAGTTCCAATATAGATGCTCAAACACCTATTACTCATTGTCAAGAGTGGCATAATAGGAGCTTGAATGTAAGTGTAGGAAATGTTAAAACACTCCCTCACACAAATAAAATGCACCTTAATTCTGTTCCATATCTGAACACTGCATCCTATAAACCTGACCCGATTAATAATGGTAAAGAAAATCTTCATGATAATTTACCTGGAAGCCCTATACAGTGTTCTCATAGCAGAGATTTGAAGACTCCATTAGAGCTGAACCTAAATCAAGCATTGCCAAGTGTCATGGAAGATACTAATACACTCAGACAGGATCCAATGTGCTATGATGGTTGTTATAGGTTCCCAGGTGATGCATCTGGGCAGAAGAAAGCATCAATTAGTGAGACTGAGGAGAAGAAAACCTCCATAGTAGATTTTAGCTTGTCGAACGAACATCCTAAGTTTATTTATGGATCCAATGTTGTGACCCCTAATATCAAGAAGGGGGAAAAGGAGTTGGATTTATCAGCATGCAACTTGCAGGAAGTCACATCAACCATGCCGTTTAGAGATCATACAATGCAGGGAGATAAAGATTCTGAGAAAAATGGGAAAAGAATTCTTGGCTTTCCTATTGATGGTGTCGAGAGACATTCCAGCATACTTGTTTCCACCAAATATACGGAGAAGGTATTAGCTGAGAAAGCTATGTTTATGGAAAATGATGACAGAAAATTCGCTAACTTCCTCTGTGGTACAAAAATATTGAGTATGCAGAAGAACATTCAAAATGGTGATTCTGCCACCGAAGTTTGTGGTGCAATGAACACTGCAAACTCTAGGCCTCATATTAACCTGAATGCTGAGCTGGCATATGCAGATGATTCTACACCTTCAGAGTTGATACCTGAAGGAGTAGTGGTTCAGCCTTCACATTGTATATCAATTTTTGGAGCAAAAATTGTTTCTGATCCTGATCTTCAAGCCTCTACTTCTCAGGCTGAAACTAGCATTATAAATCAATATAAACACATTTCATCGAATAAGGCAGATAATTCAGAGAAAAAGGATTTTTCCTGTGAGAAACTTGTAAGATTGGCTGCAGAAAATTTAGTTGCTATCTCAGCGGATTGTAATGATTGCCACAATGATATTGGCTCTAACCGGTTATCCCTGCCTCAATTTGACACCTTGTGTTGGTTTGCAGAGCTAGTATCACATGGTTCAGAAAACCTCGTGCTAGTTGATAATGGTAGAAATGGGTATGCTCAATCTTTGGATGTTGATGCTGACAACAATGATGCTGGTGGTGGTTTGGATCTATTTGAGGCCATGACATTGGAACTTGAAGAAGTCAAGGTGGATCAGCAATGTCATGAAGCAAAAGAAACTGAGGCCAAAGGCGATGAAGAAAATGAGCAGGAAGTTAAAACTCCTGCTTCACTGCTTTTCACAAAGGCTCGGCGTGGCCAGGGAAGAAAAAGGAGGCAGAAGAGGGACTTCCAAAAGGATGTCTTGCCAGGCCTTGCATCACTCTCAAGGCTTGAAGTTTCAGAGGATCTTCAAACTATTGGGGGAATGCTGAAATCATCAGGTAGGCCTTGGCAAACAAGTTTACTAAGGCAAAACATTGGCCAAAAGAGAATGAACACCCAAAGAAAGGGAACGAGGCAGCTGAGCATGTCCATTGCAGTTGAAGAGGCTCAAGTTACCTCCTGTCAACCCTCACCACTCAGTAATACTGAACTAGGTGTTGTTGGAAGCAGTATGATCGGGTGGGGAAGGACAACACGGCGATGCAGTAGAAGGAGATGCCTCCCGCAAAGTTTCATTGGCCCTTTGAGTTAA
- the LOC121975565 gene encoding uncharacterized protein LOC121975565 isoform X4, with amino-acid sequence MFMKIQMHLILLTKNYLPEYNSMHGIKEDATSSWSSYCHQRKLSEHIFSTYMPRHVNGCTEQDKEILKRTILEHEAIFRKQICELHRLYRIQKDLMNEFQARNFNRSSVPAELSYSSSFSSQRWPEYTETISQMSGFPIGVTSWGNMPCAINEKTRLSFKRDRSIHFAQIPFPSGASKKDSEVLDYKPQKRTFDLQLPADVYMDIEDTGGFQKKNIAEPTNDATTPKNGTFYVLPDNGLKLTLQSDEVNHQVTNLTKQIGRSACIMVDLNKPSTKISFESPSNSASNQLLGTKPHNKLQQGYLDRLGDQQTPFHKNVYSKGEWPLNHESGNKGSTVDDFSRFSQASNHNGPTLPERLQSNSNSYCETFQYDHYNPEAWSRQELTHPIQTFPRFHSVTCLNSSMISPSVPSISTSQADLTSCTSSFALPLRNTAACKSNTLVAAHAPSFFSGSAYVNNESLSSNIDAQTPITHCQEWHNRSLNVSVGNVKTLPHTNKMHLNSVPYLNTASYKPDPINNGKENLHDNLPGSPIQCSHSRDLKTPLELNLNQALPSVMEDTNTLRQDPMCYDGCYRFPGDASGQKKASISETEEKKTSIVDFSLSNEHPKFIYGSNVVTPNIKKGEKELDLSACNLQEVTSTMPFRDHTMQGDKDSEKNGKRILGFPIDGVERHSSILVSTKYTEKVLAEKAMFMENDDRKFANFLCGTKILSMQKNIQNGDSATEVCGAMNTANSRPHINLNAELAYADDSTPSELIPEGVVVQPSHCISIFGAKIVSDPDLQASTSQAETSIINQYKHISSNKADNSEKKDFSCEKLVRLAAENLVAISADCNDCHNDIGSNRLSLPQFDTLCWFAELVSHGSENLVLVDNGRNGYAQSLDVDADNNDAGGGLDLFEAMTLELEEVKVDQQCHEAKETEAKGDEENEQEVKTPASLLFTKARRGQGRKRRQKRDFQKDVLPGLASLSRLEVSEDLQTIGGMLKSSGRPWQTSLLRQNIGQKRMNTQRKGTRQLSMSIAVEEAQVTSCQPSPLSNTELGVVGSSMIGWGRTTRRCSRRRCLPQSFIGPLS; translated from the exons ATGTTTATGAAGATTCAGATGCATCTCATCTTACTG ACTAAAAATTACCTTCCGGAATATAATTCAATGCATGGTATCAAGGAGGATGCAACCAGTAGTTGGTCCAGTTACTGTCATCAGAGGAAATTAAGTGAGCACATCTTCAGCACTTACATGCCAAGGCATGTGAATGGATGCACTGAACAAGATaaagaaatattaaaaaggaCTATTCTTGAACATGAAGCAATATTCAGAAAGCAG ATTTGTGAACTCCATCGTCTTTATAGAATACAGAAAGATCTGATGAATGAGTTCCAAGCTAGAAACTTTAATAGATCTTCTGTGCCAGCAGAATTATCATACTCAAGTTCTTTTTCATCTCAAAGATGGCCTGAATATACAGAAACGATATCACAGATGTCTGGCTTTCCTATTGGAGTCACCAGTTGGGGAAATATGCCTTGTGCCATCAACGAAAAGACCCGCCTTAGTTTTAAAAGGGACAGAAGCATCCATTTTGCTCAGATACCATTTCCTAGTGGAGCTTCTAAAAAGGACAGTGAGGTACTGGACTATAAGCCTCAGAAGAGAACATTTGACCTCCAACTTCCAGCTgatgtatatatggatattgaAGATACAGGTGGATTTCAGAAAAAAAATATTGCTGAACCTACAAATGATGCTACTACCCCAAAGAATGGAACTTTCTATGTGCTTCCTGACAATGGCTTGAAGCTCACTTTGCAGAGTGATGAAGTAAACCATCAGGTCACAAATTTAACAAAACAGATTGGTAGATCAGCCTGTATAATGGTTGACTTAAATAAACCTTCAACAAAAATCTCTTTTGAAAGTCCATCAAACTCAGCATCTAATCAATTGCTTGGCACGAAGCCTCACAACAAATTGCAACAAGGTTATTTGGACAGGCTTGGAGATCAACAGACTCCTTTCCATAAGAATGTGTACTCAAAAGGAGAATGGCCCTTGAATCATGAATCTG GGAACAAAGGGAGCACAGTGGATGACTTTTCTCGATTTTCTCAAGCCTCTAACCATAATGGTCCAACTTTACCTGAAAGGTTacaatcaaattcaaattcatattGTGAAACTTTTCAGTATGACCATTACAATCCTGAGGCATGGTCTAGACAAGAGCTAACTCATCCAATCCAGACATTTCCAAGATTCCATTCAGTCACTTGCTTAAATTCATCTATGATATCTCCTTCAGTACCTTCAATCTCAACTTCACAGGCTGACTTAACCAGTTGTACATCTTCATTTGCTCTGCCCTTGAGAAACACTGCCGCTTGTAAAAGCAACACACTAGTAGCTGCTCATGCACCTTCATTCTTTAGTGGATCGGCATACGTTAATAATGAGAGTTTGAGTTCCAATATAGATGCTCAAACACCTATTACTCATTGTCAAGAGTGGCATAATAGGAGCTTGAATGTAAGTGTAGGAAATGTTAAAACACTCCCTCACACAAATAAAATGCACCTTAATTCTGTTCCATATCTGAACACTGCATCCTATAAACCTGACCCGATTAATAATGGTAAAGAAAATCTTCATGATAATTTACCTGGAAGCCCTATACAGTGTTCTCATAGCAGAGATTTGAAGACTCCATTAGAGCTGAACCTAAATCAAGCATTGCCAAGTGTCATGGAAGATACTAATACACTCAGACAGGATCCAATGTGCTATGATGGTTGTTATAGGTTCCCAGGTGATGCATCTGGGCAGAAGAAAGCATCAATTAGTGAGACTGAGGAGAAGAAAACCTCCATAGTAGATTTTAGCTTGTCGAACGAACATCCTAAGTTTATTTATGGATCCAATGTTGTGACCCCTAATATCAAGAAGGGGGAAAAGGAGTTGGATTTATCAGCATGCAACTTGCAGGAAGTCACATCAACCATGCCGTTTAGAGATCATACAATGCAGGGAGATAAAGATTCTGAGAAAAATGGGAAAAGAATTCTTGGCTTTCCTATTGATGGTGTCGAGAGACATTCCAGCATACTTGTTTCCACCAAATATACGGAGAAGGTATTAGCTGAGAAAGCTATGTTTATGGAAAATGATGACAGAAAATTCGCTAACTTCCTCTGTGGTACAAAAATATTGAGTATGCAGAAGAACATTCAAAATGGTGATTCTGCCACCGAAGTTTGTGGTGCAATGAACACTGCAAACTCTAGGCCTCATATTAACCTGAATGCTGAGCTGGCATATGCAGATGATTCTACACCTTCAGAGTTGATACCTGAAGGAGTAGTGGTTCAGCCTTCACATTGTATATCAATTTTTGGAGCAAAAATTGTTTCTGATCCTGATCTTCAAGCCTCTACTTCTCAGGCTGAAACTAGCATTATAAATCAATATAAACACATTTCATCGAATAAGGCAGATAATTCAGAGAAAAAGGATTTTTCCTGTGAGAAACTTGTAAGATTGGCTGCAGAAAATTTAGTTGCTATCTCAGCGGATTGTAATGATTGCCACAATGATATTGGCTCTAACCGGTTATCCCTGCCTCAATTTGACACCTTGTGTTGGTTTGCAGAGCTAGTATCACATGGTTCAGAAAACCTCGTGCTAGTTGATAATGGTAGAAATGGGTATGCTCAATCTTTGGATGTTGATGCTGACAACAATGATGCTGGTGGTGGTTTGGATCTATTTGAGGCCATGACATTGGAACTTGAAGAAGTCAAGGTGGATCAGCAATGTCATGAAGCAAAAGAAACTGAGGCCAAAGGCGATGAAGAAAATGAGCAGGAAGTTAAAACTCCTGCTTCACTGCTTTTCACAAAGGCTCGGCGTGGCCAGGGAAGAAAAAGGAGGCAGAAGAGGGACTTCCAAAAGGATGTCTTGCCAGGCCTTGCATCACTCTCAAGGCTTGAAGTTTCAGAGGATCTTCAAACTATTGGGGGAATGCTGAAATCATCAGGTAGGCCTTGGCAAACAAGTTTACTAAGGCAAAACATTGGCCAAAAGAGAATGAACACCCAAAGAAAGGGAACGAGGCAGCTGAGCATGTCCATTGCAGTTGAAGAGGCTCAAGTTACCTCCTGTCAACCCTCACCACTCAGTAATACTGAACTAGGTGTTGTTGGAAGCAGTATGATCGGGTGGGGAAGGACAACACGGCGATGCAGTAGAAGGAGATGCCTCCCGCAAAGTTTCATTGGCCCTTTGAGTTAA
- the LOC121975565 gene encoding uncharacterized protein LOC121975565 isoform X1, protein MDERRDAMRLRYLRDRKFGGFLLFAISKRMLFTKSIGHVYEDSDASHLTDRAFIIQYLYSNSVFLATAATTSLAWLSIRLQMCTNVQTKNYLPEYNSMHGIKEDATSSWSSYCHQRKLSEHIFSTYMPRHVNGCTEQDKEILKRTILEHEAIFRKQICELHRLYRIQKDLMNEFQARNFNRSSVPAELSYSSSFSSQRWPEYTETISQMSGFPIGVTSWGNMPCAINEKTRLSFKRDRSIHFAQIPFPSGASKKDSEVLDYKPQKRTFDLQLPADVYMDIEDTGGFQKKNIAEPTNDATTPKNGTFYVLPDNGLKLTLQSDEVNHQVTNLTKQIGRSACIMVDLNKPSTKISFESPSNSASNQLLGTKPHNKLQQGYLDRLGDQQTPFHKNVYSKGEWPLNHESGNKGSTVDDFSRFSQASNHNGPTLPERLQSNSNSYCETFQYDHYNPEAWSRQELTHPIQTFPRFHSVTCLNSSMISPSVPSISTSQADLTSCTSSFALPLRNTAACKSNTLVAAHAPSFFSGSAYVNNESLSSNIDAQTPITHCQEWHNRSLNVSVGNVKTLPHTNKMHLNSVPYLNTASYKPDPINNGKENLHDNLPGSPIQCSHSRDLKTPLELNLNQALPSVMEDTNTLRQDPMCYDGCYRFPGDASGQKKASISETEEKKTSIVDFSLSNEHPKFIYGSNVVTPNIKKGEKELDLSACNLQEVTSTMPFRDHTMQGDKDSEKNGKRILGFPIDGVERHSSILVSTKYTEKVLAEKAMFMENDDRKFANFLCGTKILSMQKNIQNGDSATEVCGAMNTANSRPHINLNAELAYADDSTPSELIPEGVVVQPSHCISIFGAKIVSDPDLQASTSQAETSIINQYKHISSNKADNSEKKDFSCEKLVRLAAENLVAISADCNDCHNDIGSNRLSLPQFDTLCWFAELVSHGSENLVLVDNGRNGYAQSLDVDADNNDAGGGLDLFEAMTLELEEVKVDQQCHEAKETEAKGDEENEQEVKTPASLLFTKARRGQGRKRRQKRDFQKDVLPGLASLSRLEVSEDLQTIGGMLKSSGRPWQTSLLRQNIGQKRMNTQRKGTRQLSMSIAVEEAQVTSCQPSPLSNTELGVVGSSMIGWGRTTRRCSRRRCLPQSFIGPLS, encoded by the exons ATGGATGAGAGGAGGGATGCGATGCGTCTGAG GTATCTCCGTGACAGGAAATTTGGAGGCTTTCTTCTGTTTGCAATCTCCAAGCGAATGCTCTTTACCAAATCGATTGGCCATGTTTATGAAGATTCAGATGCATCTCATCTTACTG ACAGGGCATTCATCATACAGTATCTTTATTCAAATTCAGTTTTCCTAGCCACTGCTGCCACTACTAGCCTAGCTTGGCTTTCTATTCGTCTAC AAATGTGTACAAACGTGCAGACTAAAAATTACCTTCCGGAATATAATTCAATGCATGGTATCAAGGAGGATGCAACCAGTAGTTGGTCCAGTTACTGTCATCAGAGGAAATTAAGTGAGCACATCTTCAGCACTTACATGCCAAGGCATGTGAATGGATGCACTGAACAAGATaaagaaatattaaaaaggaCTATTCTTGAACATGAAGCAATATTCAGAAAGCAG ATTTGTGAACTCCATCGTCTTTATAGAATACAGAAAGATCTGATGAATGAGTTCCAAGCTAGAAACTTTAATAGATCTTCTGTGCCAGCAGAATTATCATACTCAAGTTCTTTTTCATCTCAAAGATGGCCTGAATATACAGAAACGATATCACAGATGTCTGGCTTTCCTATTGGAGTCACCAGTTGGGGAAATATGCCTTGTGCCATCAACGAAAAGACCCGCCTTAGTTTTAAAAGGGACAGAAGCATCCATTTTGCTCAGATACCATTTCCTAGTGGAGCTTCTAAAAAGGACAGTGAGGTACTGGACTATAAGCCTCAGAAGAGAACATTTGACCTCCAACTTCCAGCTgatgtatatatggatattgaAGATACAGGTGGATTTCAGAAAAAAAATATTGCTGAACCTACAAATGATGCTACTACCCCAAAGAATGGAACTTTCTATGTGCTTCCTGACAATGGCTTGAAGCTCACTTTGCAGAGTGATGAAGTAAACCATCAGGTCACAAATTTAACAAAACAGATTGGTAGATCAGCCTGTATAATGGTTGACTTAAATAAACCTTCAACAAAAATCTCTTTTGAAAGTCCATCAAACTCAGCATCTAATCAATTGCTTGGCACGAAGCCTCACAACAAATTGCAACAAGGTTATTTGGACAGGCTTGGAGATCAACAGACTCCTTTCCATAAGAATGTGTACTCAAAAGGAGAATGGCCCTTGAATCATGAATCTG GGAACAAAGGGAGCACAGTGGATGACTTTTCTCGATTTTCTCAAGCCTCTAACCATAATGGTCCAACTTTACCTGAAAGGTTacaatcaaattcaaattcatattGTGAAACTTTTCAGTATGACCATTACAATCCTGAGGCATGGTCTAGACAAGAGCTAACTCATCCAATCCAGACATTTCCAAGATTCCATTCAGTCACTTGCTTAAATTCATCTATGATATCTCCTTCAGTACCTTCAATCTCAACTTCACAGGCTGACTTAACCAGTTGTACATCTTCATTTGCTCTGCCCTTGAGAAACACTGCCGCTTGTAAAAGCAACACACTAGTAGCTGCTCATGCACCTTCATTCTTTAGTGGATCGGCATACGTTAATAATGAGAGTTTGAGTTCCAATATAGATGCTCAAACACCTATTACTCATTGTCAAGAGTGGCATAATAGGAGCTTGAATGTAAGTGTAGGAAATGTTAAAACACTCCCTCACACAAATAAAATGCACCTTAATTCTGTTCCATATCTGAACACTGCATCCTATAAACCTGACCCGATTAATAATGGTAAAGAAAATCTTCATGATAATTTACCTGGAAGCCCTATACAGTGTTCTCATAGCAGAGATTTGAAGACTCCATTAGAGCTGAACCTAAATCAAGCATTGCCAAGTGTCATGGAAGATACTAATACACTCAGACAGGATCCAATGTGCTATGATGGTTGTTATAGGTTCCCAGGTGATGCATCTGGGCAGAAGAAAGCATCAATTAGTGAGACTGAGGAGAAGAAAACCTCCATAGTAGATTTTAGCTTGTCGAACGAACATCCTAAGTTTATTTATGGATCCAATGTTGTGACCCCTAATATCAAGAAGGGGGAAAAGGAGTTGGATTTATCAGCATGCAACTTGCAGGAAGTCACATCAACCATGCCGTTTAGAGATCATACAATGCAGGGAGATAAAGATTCTGAGAAAAATGGGAAAAGAATTCTTGGCTTTCCTATTGATGGTGTCGAGAGACATTCCAGCATACTTGTTTCCACCAAATATACGGAGAAGGTATTAGCTGAGAAAGCTATGTTTATGGAAAATGATGACAGAAAATTCGCTAACTTCCTCTGTGGTACAAAAATATTGAGTATGCAGAAGAACATTCAAAATGGTGATTCTGCCACCGAAGTTTGTGGTGCAATGAACACTGCAAACTCTAGGCCTCATATTAACCTGAATGCTGAGCTGGCATATGCAGATGATTCTACACCTTCAGAGTTGATACCTGAAGGAGTAGTGGTTCAGCCTTCACATTGTATATCAATTTTTGGAGCAAAAATTGTTTCTGATCCTGATCTTCAAGCCTCTACTTCTCAGGCTGAAACTAGCATTATAAATCAATATAAACACATTTCATCGAATAAGGCAGATAATTCAGAGAAAAAGGATTTTTCCTGTGAGAAACTTGTAAGATTGGCTGCAGAAAATTTAGTTGCTATCTCAGCGGATTGTAATGATTGCCACAATGATATTGGCTCTAACCGGTTATCCCTGCCTCAATTTGACACCTTGTGTTGGTTTGCAGAGCTAGTATCACATGGTTCAGAAAACCTCGTGCTAGTTGATAATGGTAGAAATGGGTATGCTCAATCTTTGGATGTTGATGCTGACAACAATGATGCTGGTGGTGGTTTGGATCTATTTGAGGCCATGACATTGGAACTTGAAGAAGTCAAGGTGGATCAGCAATGTCATGAAGCAAAAGAAACTGAGGCCAAAGGCGATGAAGAAAATGAGCAGGAAGTTAAAACTCCTGCTTCACTGCTTTTCACAAAGGCTCGGCGTGGCCAGGGAAGAAAAAGGAGGCAGAAGAGGGACTTCCAAAAGGATGTCTTGCCAGGCCTTGCATCACTCTCAAGGCTTGAAGTTTCAGAGGATCTTCAAACTATTGGGGGAATGCTGAAATCATCAGGTAGGCCTTGGCAAACAAGTTTACTAAGGCAAAACATTGGCCAAAAGAGAATGAACACCCAAAGAAAGGGAACGAGGCAGCTGAGCATGTCCATTGCAGTTGAAGAGGCTCAAGTTACCTCCTGTCAACCCTCACCACTCAGTAATACTGAACTAGGTGTTGTTGGAAGCAGTATGATCGGGTGGGGAAGGACAACACGGCGATGCAGTAGAAGGAGATGCCTCCCGCAAAGTTTCATTGGCCCTTTGAGTTAA